One segment of Carya illinoinensis cultivar Pawnee chromosome 1, C.illinoinensisPawnee_v1, whole genome shotgun sequence DNA contains the following:
- the LOC122280438 gene encoding protein PHYTOCHROME-DEPENDENT LATE-FLOWERING-like, whose product MGISFKVSKTGTRFRPKPPLQSEVDVVDNVSENSKESSRKLQGGLSEGGKDVAGVAASSMSSEGLLPSAGNEVSFTLNLFANGYSIGKPTENEAAHQVGLQDVPKLLHPYDRTSETLFLAIESGRLPGDILDDIPCKFVDGTLVCEVRDYRKCECSGDPTSNGSPIVSKVCLKMSLENVVKDIPLISDNSWTYGDLMEVESRILKALQPQLHLDPTPKLDRLCNNPVPTKLDLALSSARRKRLRQMPEVTVTSSNKTHGKKVCIDRVPESSNSRLGDTGIISGNVVPRQHENLTAPNLVPTNMLAIRPKNLVPDASFPALPLASHQSRYQMGVGTPRSMQDPGSAATINAPGASPAGQDMMISYADNVNSSGSLLGKRDNQDGQMSPLSNFNKRARPTPVGLDGMQQQQIGSHMDGLHGQDINLKNAILQPQVMARGFPYSNTSVQKFPHQVFEGALNQDAGTMAFAAGQQGTRFVAKEEQFEMDKLDGLELNRSKSDMQMVETETSHLDTQQSRQQRLSQHAFMRSNFHQTPWNNLGQHMEKDARKEDQLQKRKSAQSPRFSNAAFPQSQLSSKSGEFSSGSVGPHFGAVATTAASQKEKAASTSVATVGGTPSLTSSANDSMQRQHQAQAAVKRRSNSLTKTPAMSGVGSPASVGNMSAPLNANSPSVGTPPQADQTMLERFLKIEMVTMRHKLNVKNRKVDNPPIRKPNTYSTRSLSAFLSTASNNEDFKDDANTRSLSKPLVGGGINTCKIRVLKFRQRECIPPENAVVRTRMIMSEKPYDGTVAMHYGEIEDIDFLSAEDHLPTLPNTHLADLLCTQFCLLMMREGYDVEDDQVQPKPTRMNLASASQSNVAGVPHNSVADMQKYAAILGQQSNEVAKQTNNGNASLNSPQNLLPDARMLPPGNPQALQMSQGFFSGVSMPQRSTQLDPQPSLHNHQQQQHQHQHQQQQQQQQQQQQQQQQQQQQQQQQQQQQQQQQQQQQQQQLQQSQHSLIQQQHTQFQRPSMILPTNSLSHLSAIGQNSNMQLGNHMVNKSALQIQLLRQQQQPQMQRKMMMGLGTAVGMGNMGNNMVGLGGLGSAMGMGAARGVGGTGMSTPIGPISGMGNVGQNPMNLGQASNLGNAISQQLRSNPHAALVASKLRMVQQNRANMLGGPQSSIAGISGARQIHPVSTGLSMLGHGLSRANMNPMQRATMGLMGPPKLTAGINFMNQQQQQQQQHSLQQQQFQQQQPQFQQQLQQQQDTTSPLQSVVSPSQVGSPSTVGMSQLNQQTQQQQTSPQQMSQRTPMSPQQLSSGAIHAMSTGNPDACPASPQLSSQTLGSVSSITNSPMDLQGVNKSNSVNNV is encoded by the exons GGTGGCCTTAGTGAAGGAGGTAAAGATGTAGCAGGAGTAGCTGCATCATCCATGTCTTCCGAAGGCCTTCTTCCATCTGCAG GGAATGAAGTTTCCTTCACATTGAACCTCTTTGCAAATGGATATTCTATTGGAAAACCAACAGAG AATGAAGCTGCACATCAGGTTGGACTTCAAGATGTTCCAAAGTTGTTGCATCCATATGATAGGACGTCTGAAACTCTCTTCTTG GCAATTGAATCTGGCCGGTTGCCTGGAGATATTCTAGATGATATACCCTGCAAGTTTGTTGATGGGACACTCGTATGTGAG GTGCGGGATTATCGGAAATGTGAATGTTCTGGTGATCCAACATCCAATGGATCCCCCATTGTTAGTAAAGTATGCCTTAAGATGTCATTGGAGAATGTAGTGAAGGATATTCCATTGATATCAGATAATTCTTGGACTTATGGCGATCTGATG GAAGTGGAGTCCCGCATACTGAAAGCCTTGCAACCACAACTTCATCTAGACCCCACTCCTAAGTTGGATAGGCTTTGTAATAACCCAGTCCCCACTAAG CTTGATTTGGCTCTTTCTAGTGCCCGGAGAAAGAGATTGAGGCAGATGCCTGAAGTTACTGTCACATCTAGTAATAAGACTCATGGGAAGAAAGTTTGCATAGACAGAGTACCAGAAAGCTCTAACTCTAGGTTGGGGGATACAGGAATCATTTCAGGAAATGTGGTGCCACGGCAACATGAGAATCTTACAGCTCCAAATCTTGTCCCAACAAACATGTTAGCCATTAGGCCTAAGAACTTGGTACCAGATGCCTCATTTCCTGCACTACCACTTGCTTCACATCAATCAAGATATCAAATGGGGGTTGGGACCCCCAGAAGTATGCAGGATCCTGGTTCAGCGGCTACTATTAATGCACCAGGGGCTTCTCCTGCTGGGCAGGACATGATGATCTCATATGCCGACAATGTGAATTCAAGTGGCTCGCTTCTTGGAAAGAGGGATAATCAAGATGGGCAAATGTCACCCTTGTCCAACTTTAACAAGAGGGCAAGGCCTACACCAGTGGGTCTTGACGGAATGCAACAACAGCAAATAGGGTCACATATGGATGGACTCCATGGTCAGGatataaatttgaagaatgCGATATTACAGCCGCAAGTAATGGCCAGGGGCTTTCCGTATTCAAATACAAGCGTTCAAAAGTTTCCCCACCAGGTGTTTGAAGGGGCTCTGAATCAGGATGCTGGGACAATGGCATTTGCTGCAGGACAACAAGGAACACGATTTGTTGCCAAGGAAGAGCAGTTTGAGATGGATAAATTAGATGGGTTGGAGCTCAACCGCAGTAAAAGTGATATGCAGATGGTGGAAACAGAAACAAGTCATCTGGACACACAGCAATCACGGCAGCAAAGACTGTCACAGCATGCATTCATGAGATCTAATTTCCATCAGACACCTTGGAATAATCTTGGTCAGCATATGGAGAAAGATGCCAGAAAGGAGGACCAGCTCCAGAAAAGAAAATCAGCTCAAAGTCCCCGGTTTTCTAATGCAGCTTTTCCTCAATCTcaattatcatcaaaatcagggGAATTTTCTAGTGGCTCAGTTGGACCCCACTTTGGAGCAGTTGCAACAACTGCTGCATCACAAAAGGAGAAAGCAGCAAGCACCTCAGTTGCTACTGTTGGTGGGACCCCATCTTTGACTTCCAGTGCTAATGATTCCATGCAACGGCAACACCAGGCCCAAGCTGCTGTGAAGCGGAGATCAAATTCTCTCACCAAGACCCCAGCAATGAGTGGAGTTGGATCTCCAGCTAGTGTTGGTAATATGAGTGCTCCATTAAATGCAAACAGTCCTTCAGTTGGAACACCACCACAGGCAGATCAAACCATGCTTGAAAGGTTCTTAAAGATAGAAATGGTGACAATGAG GCATAAACTGAACGTCAAAAATAGGAAGGTTGATAATCCCCCCATTAGGAAGCCCAACACATATTCCACTCGCTCTCTGTCAGCATTTCTCTCTACTGCCTCCAATAATGAAGATTTTAAAGATGATGCAAACACAAGGTCATTATCTAAGCCACTTGTAGGTGGCGGCATCAATACCTGCAAAATAAGGGTCTTAAAATTTAGGCAGCGAGAGTGTATACCACCAG AAAATGCTGTGGTAAGAACTAGAATGATCATGTCAGAGAAGCCATATGATGGTACAGTAGCAATGCATTATGGAGAAATAGAAGATATCGATTTTCTTTCTGCAGAGGATCACCTTCCTACATTGCCCAATACA CACTTGGCGGATCTGCTTTGCACACAGTTTTGTTTACTG ATGATGCGTGAAGGATATGATGTGGAAGATGATCAAGTCCAGCCAAAACCAACTCGCATGAATCTTGCCTCGGCCAGTCAATCAAATGTTGCTGGGGTCCCTCATAATTCGGTAGCTGACATGCAGAAATATGCAGCAATTCTTGGTCAACAATCAAATGAAGTTGCCAAGCAAACTAACAATGGCAATGCATCTCTAAACTCACCCCAGAATCTGTTACCGGATGCAAGGATGCTGCCACCTGGAAACCCCCAGGCTTTACAGATGTCTCAAGGATTCTTTTCTGGGGTTTCAATGCCCCAGAGATCAACGCAGCTAGACCCACAACCATCTCTTCATAACCatcagcagcagcagcatcaacatcaacatcaacagcagcagcagcaacagcaacagcaacagcagcagcagcagcaacagcaacagcaacaacagcagcagcaacagcaacaacagcaacagcaacagcagcagcagcaacagcaaCTGCAACAAAGCCAACACTCCTTGATTCAACAGCAGCATACCCAGTTTCAGAGGCCATCTATGATTCTCCCAACAAATTCACTTTCGCACTTGTCTGCAATTGGACAGAATTCCAACATGCAGTTGGGCAACCACATGGTTAACAAGTCTGCTCTCCAAATTCAGCTGTTACGGCAACAGCAGCAGCCGCAAATGCAACGGAAGATGATGATGGGACTTGGGACAGCTGTTGGTATGGGAAACATGGGCAATAACATGGTTGGTCTTGGAGGCCTTGGTAGTGCTATGGGCATGGGAGCTGCAAGGGGAGTAGGGGGAACTGGAATGTCAACACCAATTGGGCCTATATCTGGCATGGGCAATGTGGGGCAGAACCCAATGAATCTTGGCCAGGCTTCAAATCTTGGCAATGCAATAAGCCAGCAACTTCGATCTAATCCACATGCTGCTCTCGTGGCATCAAAACTTAGAATGGTACAGCAGAACAGAGCAAACATGTTAGGTGGCCCTCAGTCAAGTATAGCAGGGATTTCAGGAGCTAGACAGATACATCCTGTCTCTACTGGTCTTTCAATGCTTGGTCATGGTCTATCACGAGCTAACATGAACCCAATGCAACGGGCAACAATGGGGCTTATGGGTCCACCTAAGTTGACGGCAGGGATAAATTTCATGaaccagcagcagcagcaacaacagcaacatTCCTTGCAGCAGCAGCAATTTCAACAGCAGCAGCCGCAATTTCAGCAACAGTTGCAGCAACAACAAGACACCACTTCACCGCTACAGTCTGTTGTTTCACCTTCACAAGTGGGCTCACCATCAACCGTGGGAATGTCACAACTGAACCAACAAACTCAGCAACAGCAAACTAGCCCTCAGCAAATGAGTCAgcgaacaccaatgagcccacaGCAGTTGAGTTCTGGAGCAATCCATGCCATGAGTACGGGTAATCCAGATGCTTGTCCAGCTAGCCCACAGTTGAGTTCTCAGACCCTTGGTTCCGTTAGTAGTATCACAAACTCTCCTATGGATCTACAAGGTGTGAATAAGAGCAACTCCGTAAATAATGTATAA